ATTTCGAAAGTAAACTAATGTCGATTGTTTGTTTGGCACCGAGTCTTAGCAATATATGGGAAGATCTAATTAGAGGAAATAAGAAGAGTAATAAAGATCTGATtgccatatatataaatcatatatgtaGGTAAGATACTTTAGGATAATCGTATATAGAAAGAAATTCGTAATTAAATGGGGcgaaaattttggaaaagaatCGTATATTATCACATATTTTGTATTGAAAACAtgattttaatcataaattGGAAACCttatcaaatttaataaattataaattaaaaaatattaatgccAATGGTATTCCTGTAAATAAGTTGGAACTCCaagatttttttcataaactggtgcaaaaattgcaaaaatgtatatatagatattgataaatgatacattATTAGGAAATATATTCAACTACTACTAAAAGAGCACTACAGAAATATTTCGACAATAGAGTCATCATATGCATTATATGTGCGTGTACAGCGTTGAAAACGCACCTCAAAACGTGAACGCCCTTAAACCATTTTACTGATATCCTCTGTTTAGCCTTTTTTAGCTTAGCCGCGAGCTTCTGTGAAATAAGGTGCGCGAAAAAAAGCCCCCCGCCTTTgtgtttcattttcattttatttttttcttttttaccaccaaaacttttaaatccccaattttgggtttttttttttttttttggtttttcgaATTTATCCCACAAAGCTCAGAAACTTAGGGTTTTGCTTTTTGTACTCTTTTAATTCGAGTCTCGTTTTCACCACTGTTTAGTGTAATCTCATCTCGACATGGCGactgaaaccctaaaattgaagaCACCAGAATTAGCAGTTGATTCTCCGCCCAAGGAAGAAGCTGATTCCGTGAAGGATACAACAGAGAAGAAGGTAGTAGCTCCAGTAAGTGAAGAcgccgagaagaagaagaaagaggaagccATGAAGGACAAAGGAGTAGTAGAAGGAGAAGCGAATGGTGGAGAAAGAGTTAAATCTCCGGTGACTCCACTCAGTGAGAGGCCTACAAGGGAGAGAAAGAGGACTGAGCGTTACATTTCGGATACTGATACTACTCCTCCTTCTCGATCCTCTGGGAACAAGCCTGGCTCTATTGagcaggtatatatatatatatataaagattcaaactttgcTTCTTGGGTTTGTTTTAGATTCTTTTCCAGAATTTGACTAGTTTTAGTTTCGTTTTTAGGGTCGTGGTACACGGCTTAAGGAGATTCCAAATGGTATGTAATTTAACACCCTGAtttgggtttttctttttaccttacATAGATTTGGAGAATGATTTGGGTCTGATTGAATTGTGTTAAACTGTTTCTTTCAGTTGCTTATAAACTATCCAAGAGAAAGCCTGACGACAATCTCTTCTTACTTCACACCATTCTCTACGGCAAGAAAGGAAAGGTACCTTATTTactatgtgtgtgtgtattaaaGCTTCTGTCTCTGTTTATTATATGATACCGGatgttttgttctcttttgcCAGAGtgcttgattgattgatgattaCTCAAGGGTTTGTGTGAAAAATGCTGTGCAGGCACAGACGCTGAAGAAAAACATTGGTCAGTTTTCGGGTTTTGTATGGTCAGAGCAAGAGGTACCAATTTTGttgtgtagatatatatatagtttcaggGGCGTGTATGAGTTGATGACCAGCTTTGTTTTAAGAGCGGTATTTTAATTGGTTCTCCAGGAGGAGAAGCAAAGAGCAAGAACAAAGGAGAAGCTTGATAAATGTATCAAAGAAAAGTTGATTGATCTCTGTGATGTGCTTGATATACCCAATAACAAAAGTAATGAGAAAAAAGTAAGTGATAGCAAATTTTTTGTCTATCTGTTTGTGTCTTGATTGCTTGTATATTCATACATCTGTTCCGATACTGTCAGGACGAACTTGCTGTAAAAGTGCTTGAATTTTTGGTACATCCCAAGGTAACGAGGGATGTTGTACTTGCTGATAGTGAAAAGGTACTCTAACCTAGCACCTGAATCTGAATCACTGTTCTCCATTGTGTTTGATTTGATACgggttttctcttttctttgaatACATATAATATAGGAAACTAAAAAGCGTAAGAAGAGCACACCAAATAACTTGACTTCTGGGGAATCATCAGATGTCCCAGCCAAGGTTTGTAATTTTATCTTTCCTCTTCTTTAGTTTGAAATCATTAAcatgatttgtttatttctccCCTGGCTGATAAAAATATCCCCCTTTTCTAGTTTGTTATTATGAACCGTGTGATCTTTATGATTTGAGTAGCTTTGTCTGCGCTACCTTATCCATTCTTGAACACAAAACTTTACCTAGGAAGTTCTGCAATTTACATAGTGCACATCTATGTATTgtaatatgattttcttttatttcacaACTTATTAGTTGTACATACGGCTGCTATTTGGTTTGCGGTAATTATTAAGCAATGTGTCGTACTATAATGGGAAAACTTGGGAATAGTAGCAAATCCAAGACTAGATTCAAAGGCTGGGTCAATTTTTACTTGATGGTTTTTATTCAGCAAATGTATACATCTCAGCACTGTCTTATTTCCAagccattttctttttttcattgcaTTCTCATTTCTGGTTGTTTGGTTTTCCCCACTTAACTCCTTGTGTGATATGTCTCTGTGAGAAGAAAATGTGTAGATTTCTGGAAGAAAATAGTTGAGCATTTTCATGAAAGCCTCTTTCTCTGCCTTTGCGTGACGTTGCATAAATGATCAGTGTCTTTTTATGTTTGATATATACAGAAGAGAAGGCAGACGAAAAGTTCTGGAAAGAAGCAAGATAAGCCATCTGAAACGGAAGAAGGAAATGGTGAGGCTGATGTTGGTTCTGAAGATGAAGATACTGAAACTGAAGACGAGAAAGATAATgccaaggagaagaaaaagtcaACCGATAAAAAAAGCTTGTCAAAAAGGACTAAGAAGGAGAAACCAGCAGCTGAGGAGGAGAAGTCTCTTAAAGGTTCTGCAAAATCTGGTCGAAAGTCCTCCAAACAAGTCGATAAATCAACTGCATCATCAAGCAAGAAGCAAGAGGTTGATAAAGACGATTCCTCTAAAGAGAAAGGCAAGAAACAGACAAGTAAACCACAGGCAAAGGGATCCAAAGATCAAGGTTTGAATGATTTCTCAGCTCGATATTAAAAgctttatatatcaaattttgaagGTGTATCGATTTTCTGTTTCATTGTTTGTGCAGGTGCAGGAAAATCCCCTGCGAAAGGTAAAAAAGAACCCACAAGAAAAGAACTGCATGTAGTGGTGGCCAAAATCCTGAAGGAAGTAGACTTCAATACGGTGAGACTTCTATAGATTGAGATTTAACAGATTGTAAACCGTTTACCAAAATCTTGAACTCAGGAcattctgaattttgttttcaaacagGCAACTCTATCTGATATTCTGCGGAAGCTTGGTATGTTTCTGTAAAGCTTTTCCCTTTTACTCAATCGGTAATTGTTGTCTTCTTCAAAATTTGCAGGAAACTGTTTTATTGAACATTATTTTGCTGGTTGTGTAAATATTAGGGAGCCATTTTGGAGTTGATCTTATGCATAGAAAAACGGAGGTGAAGGATATCGTTACAGATGCCATTAATGAAATGAGTGATGGtaaggagaaagatgaaaacACAGAGAATGAAAGGTGAGCAAGCGAAGGAAggcaaagagagaaagagtactacttttgtctttcttctcttttctgcaAGTCGGATATGAAAGTaagaaaaaacataaccaaaaagaCGGTTTAACTTAACCTACATCTGTGAATCATAGGAGTGATTTACAGGATGGGATTTATTTCTATGTTGGTGTATCGTGTAATCTGTTAGGCTCATGTAGTACCTGGTTCGCCCCACTTGTGTAGCTGTTAAGTTTCTAACTTTCTATTTAACTATAAGGATTGTATGATTGGATTATCCAATTTGGATACTTTTGAGTTAATTTGAGATGTATTTGTAAGGACTTccaatctttcttctttttttggggggggggggggtctTTNNNNNNNNNNNNNNNNNNNNNNNNNNNNNNNNNNNNNNNNNNNNNNNNNNNNNNNNNNNNNNNNNNNNNNNNNNNNNNNNNNNNNNNNNNNNNNNNNNNNNNNNNNNNNNNNNNNNNNNNNNNNNNNNNNNNNNNNNNNNNNNNNNNNNNNNNNNNNNNNNNNNNNNNNNNNNNNNNNNNNNNNNNNNNNNNNNNNNNNNNNNNNNNNNNNNNNNNNNNNNNNNNNNNNNNNNNNNNNNNNNNNNNNNNNNNNNNNNNNNNNNNNNNNNNNNNNNNNNNNNNNNNNNNNNNNNNNNNNNNNNNNNNNNNNNNNNNNNNNNNNNNNNNNNNNNNNNNNNNNNNNNNNNNNNNNNNNNNNNNNNNNNNNNNNNNNNNNNNNNNNNNNNNNNNNNNNNNNNNNNNNNNNNNNNNNNNNNNNNNNNNNNNNNNNNNNNNNNNNNNNNNNNNNNNNNNNNNNNNNNNNNNNNNNNNNNNNNNNNNNNNNNNNNNNNNNNNNNNNNNNNNNNNNNNNNNNNNNNNNNNNNNNNNNNNNNNNNNNNNNNNNNNNACCACTCTCTTTTATATGCTTAAAGAAAACGATTCTGCAACAAGCAAGCCATGATGAAGTAATTCCTAGTAAAATGCTTATTAGGATtaataatagagagagagagtttaagGATCCCATTCCCATCTTTGTTTCAAAGTTTTTCCTCGAATTTAAGCATTGTTCCCATGTTATAAAAGACATACATATAGATAACTTGGATCACGCAAATTAGGTAAAATACATGATGAGATTATTACTTGCTGGCAAGATTTTCGCTTCACTCTCACTCTAATCTTCTCAAGGGTCTCACAGTGAATGCCCcttaaaattttgattcaaaATCAGGCTGAGTTGTGACTGAACGCACCCATGCCCACTTGTGGTCATTCGTGTTCACTTCATTCTTAGCCTGTGCCACTTCCTCTAAGGGGATATAAGCATAGTTACCATTGATCGGACCAGAAACGAACCCTGTGTAACCAGCCATGACTCCATGGATAGCCGAGTGAGCCAAGAGTGTACAATACAAGTTATCCGTAGCATTTGCAGGTACAGCTCTTATCATGTAAGTCGGATCGATATACTTGACGGTGAACAGCTCGTCTGGATGCTCTCTCTCCCACCATTCCTTGAGCACTGACTTAAACCAGGCTCCCACATCCAAGAAAACTAAGTTGCCAGATTCATCCCTCTCTTGTTTCTGCGAATCATTTCTTGGTATCATATCTTGGCCTGCACCTTCAGCCACAACAAGAACAGCATGGCCACGCTCTTTTAGTCTCTTTTCAAGAAACTCAAACAGCCCACCTTTTCCTTCAAGGTAGAAGTCCATCTCCGGGATCAAACAACAATCCACATCACGACTGCTAAGTGTGGCGTGCAGAGCAATGTGTCCAGTACTTCTGCCCATGAGCTTCACCAGTCCAATGCCATTGACTGCGCTCTCGGCCTCCACGTGAGCAGCCGATATAGCCTGCTGAGCCATCTCTACAGCCGTTTGAAACCCGAACGATCTATCAATGATCCCCACATCATTGTCCACGGTTTTGGGAATACCTGTGATTCCCACCTCCAGTTTCCTCCTGCTTACTTCCTTGAAGATCTCCACAGCCCCACGCATTGTGCCGTCTCCTCCTATTATATACACCTGATGAGggcaaaaacagaggatttgagTTCAAACTCAACTTTGCCTAGacagaacaaaacagaacacactgtaaacagaacaaaacagaacacattGTAAACAGAACAAGACCTGGTTGTAACCGTTGAGTTGGATGGCATCTACGATCTTATTGAGATGAAAGCCACCTCGGGAAGTGGCGAGGACAGTGCCACCTTTCTTGTGCCAATCATGAACGATCTTGGGATTTAACTTGACGGCTTCCATGGAATAAAACCCTCTGTAACCAGCTGGTATGCCATAAATCTCTTTGANAGTCCAATGCCATTGACCGCGCTCTCGGCCTCCACGTGAGCAGCCGATATAGCCTGCTGAGCCATCTCTACAGCCGTTTGAAACCCGAACGATCTATCAATGATTCCCACATCATTGTCCACGGTTTTGGGAATACCTGTGATTCCCACCTCCAGTTTCCTCCTGCTTACTTCCTTGAAGATCTCCACAGCCCCACGCATTGTGCCGTCTCCTCCTATTATATACACCTGATGAGggcaaaaacagaggatttgagTTCAAACTCAACTTTGCCTAGacagaacaaaacagaacacactgtaaacagaacaaaacagaacacattGTAAACAGAACAAGACCTGGTTGTAACCGTTGAGTTGGATGGCATCTACGATCTTATTGAGATGAAAGCCACCTCGGGAAGTGGCGAGGACAGTGCCACCTTTCTTGTGCCAATCATGAACGATCTTGGGATTTAACTTGACGGCTTCCATGGAATAAAACCCTCTGTAACCAGCTGGTATGCCATAAATCTCTTTGACATCGTACAGCTCCCATAGACCAACCACGAGCTCTCTTATGACTGTGTTCATCCCCGGGCATAGCCCTCCGCAAGTCACGATCGCAGCTTTCACAGCCGATGGCTCGTACATGATCTCTTGGCGAGGTCCAGCTCTGTGGTAGGCAAAGCGTGGTTGGGACTGGGCGGAGAGGTCGTAGGTGACCTGGGAGAGGATGACGTCAGAAGGGTTGATGTAGAAGCCATCGGAGGGGTGGAAGAAGGGGTTTTCATCTAGTGGATTACGGCGGTGATTGAGGCCAGAGAGAGATGGGAGCTTCTTGATACTAGTTGCCGTCTCTGTCGCCATTTTTCGGTGATGccgagagaagagaagatggtAACATCGGCTTTACTTATGGAAACTGAAAAGAGGTGGTCACACGGCGGAGACGTGGCAAGTGCAGCCGCATAGGCCTCGACACGTCGCCtgattattaataaataaaaagtagttTAGTATTCaagtttctaactttttattaatctctttatttatttatactgtCCGAGTGGGATATTTTGTAGAACAACGTACGTGTTCTTTGATCAATTGAATCCTCATATAATATTACATCTCTTACTGACCGACAAGTTCAAAAGAAATAGTTACTGATAAAGAATTCCAGAGCATCTCTATCGAGTATAGTATCTAAATGGTTGATATTTTAAAAGGGAAGGGATACGATGACTCACTAATGATCAATGTAAAGCCAATAAACCTAAATAGatattaaagaaagaagaggaaaggtAAAGAAGAGTAATATCAAATGTTTTAATCTGAATGGTAAGAATGTATTTGATTGTACGGATAAAACAGTTTTATTATACGATTTAATTGTGATTTGTGCAGAAGAAAATATTtacgggacaagtgcggttataaaaaattagtgatatgaaataatgtttgattggtgaaaaaactattagtgatattattaata
The Camelina sativa cultivar DH55 chromosome 6, Cs, whole genome shotgun sequence genome window above contains:
- the LOC104791089 gene encoding ATP-dependent 6-phosphofructokinase 2 isoform X1; the protein is MATETATSIKKLPSLSGLNHRRNPLDENPFFHPSDGFYINPSDVILSQVTYDLSAQSQPRFAYHRAGPRQEIMYEPSAVKAAIVTCGGLCPGMNTVIRELVVGLWELYDVKEIYGIPAGYRGFYSMEAVKLNPKIVHDWHKKGGTVLATSRGGFHLNKIVDAIQLNGYNQVYIIGGDGTMRGAVEIFKEVSRRKLEVGITGIPKTVDNDVGIIDRSFGFQTAVEMAQQAISAAHVEAESAVNGIGLVKLMGRSTGHIALHATLSSRDVDCCLIPEMDFYLEGKGGLFEFLEKRLKERGHAVLVVAEGAGQDMIPRNDSQKQERDESGNLVFLDVGAWFKSVLKEWWEREHPDELFTVKYIDPTYMIRAVPANATDNLYCTLLAHSAIHGVMAGYTGFVSGPINGNYAYIPLEEVAQAKNEVNTNDHKWAWVRSVTTQPDFESKF
- the LOC104791089 gene encoding ATP-dependent 6-phosphofructokinase 2 isoform X2, with the translated sequence MATETATSIKKLPSLSGLNHRRNPLDENPFFHPSDGFYINPSDVILSQVTYDLSAQSQPRFAYHRAGPRQEIMYEPSAVKAAIVTCGGLCPGMNTVIRELVVGLWELYDVKEIYGIPAGYRGFYSMEAVKLNPKIVHDWHKKGGTVLATSRGGFHLNKIVDAIQLNGYNQVYIIGGDGTMRGAVEIFKEVSRRKLEVGITGIPKTVDNDVGIIDRSFGFQTAVEMAQQAISAAHVEAESAVNGIGLVKLMGRSTGHIALHATLSSRDVDCCLIPEMDFYLEGKGGLFEFLEKRLKERGHAVLVVAEGAGQDMIPRNDSQKQERDESGNLVFLDVGAWFKSVLKEWWEREHPDELFTVKYIDPTYMIRAVPANATDNLYCTLLAHSAIHGVMAGYTGFVSGPINGNYAYIPLEEVAQAKNEVNTNDHKWAWVRSVTTQPDFESKF
- the LOC104791089 gene encoding ATP-dependent 6-phosphofructokinase 2 isoform X3 — encoded protein: MATETATSIKKLPSLSGLNHRRNPLDENPFFHPSDGFYINPSDVILSQVTYDLSAQSQPRFAYHRAGPRQEIMYEPSAVKAAIVTCGGLCPGMNTVIRELVVGLWELYDVKEIYGIPAGYRGFYSMEAVKLNPKIVHDWHKKGGTVLATSRGGFHLNKIVDAIQLNGYNQVYIIGGDGTMRGAVEIFKEVSRRKLEVGITGIPKTVDNDVGIIDRSFGFQTAVEMAQQAISAAHVEAESAVNGIGLVKLMGRSTGHIALHATLSSRDVDCCLIPEMDFYLEGKGGLFEFLEKRLKERGHAVLVVAEGAGQDMIPRNDSQKQERDESGNLVFLDVGAWFKSVLKEWWEREHPDELFTVKYIDPTYMIRAVPANATDNLYCTLLAHSAIHGVMAGYTGFVSGPINGNYAYIPLEEVAQAKNEVNTNDHKWAWVRSVTTQPDFESKF
- the LOC104791087 gene encoding protein DEK-like, with the protein product MATETLKLKTPELAVDSPPKEEADSVKDTTEKKVVAPVSEDAEKKKKEEAMKDKGVVEGEANGGERVKSPVTPLSERPTRERKRTERYISDTDTTPPSRSSGNKPGSIEQGRGTRLKEIPNVAYKLSKRKPDDNLFLLHTILYGKKGKAQTLKKNIGQFSGFVWSEQEEEKQRARTKEKLDKCIKEKLIDLCDVLDIPNNKSNEKKDELAVKVLEFLVHPKVTRDVVLADSEKETKKRKKSTPNNLTSGESSDVPAKKRRQTKSSGKKQDKPSETEEGNGEADVGSEDEDTETEDEKDNAKEKKKSTDKKSLSKRTKKEKPAAEEEKSLKGSAKSGRKSSKQVDKSTASSSKKQEVDKDDSSKEKGKKQTSKPQAKGSKDQGAGKSPAKGKKEPTRKELHVVVAKILKEVDFNTATLSDILRKLGSHFGVDLMHRKTEVKDIVTDAINEMSDGKEKDENTENER